In Silene latifolia isolate original U9 population chromosome X, ASM4854445v1, whole genome shotgun sequence, the following proteins share a genomic window:
- the LOC141619125 gene encoding uncharacterized protein LOC141619125, whose product MAPPRSVDNAILLALTQILQNQQNQPAPPPPPQFPEGDRPGSYTWVASQLTRNKTQTYGGEVDPVALTEWFRELEKSFVLYDIREEDKVKLASHFLVKEADRWWTMTCPTSTLEPGFGWDRFKDLVETRFYPKDLKQQRLKEDSTSFVSIYDDVLWAESSIRAIDEEARASRISLGKRQLYSTSRPYVTPSRPFVPTSSPSYPNKKRFVPSGQANQGARVLSPSNDKNSKGRMCYHCKKPLHPGIGCFDKQFACFSCNKPGHKANECPERKTTTTPAVPERPRGRIFVMRRAEAEAHPDIVTGTFLIFDVPCLVLFDTGASLSFISMKFSDKLPLEPSLGDNTSISLPSGDIFSCSYFYSDVPISIEESIFPANLLRFPLEKFDVILGMDWLSTYHARFKCRDQKIVLKSPLGTRISYQGVRKKTGVKLISAMKMVNALKKGHQAFLCVVTTSNSPSLPPLKDVPIVCEFPDVFPDELPGIPPERDVEFSIDLVPGTGPIAKAPYRMTPSELK is encoded by the exons atggctcctcCAAGAtccgtagataatgcaatcttgctAGCTCTTACTCAGATTCTTCAGAATCAGCAAAACCAACCagctcctcctccccctcctcagTTTCCAGAAGGTGATAGACCCGGTTCTTACACTTGGGTGGCAAGTCAATTGACTCGAAACAAGACTCAAACTTATGGTGGTGAAGTAGACCCGGTGGCACTCACCGAATGGTTTCGGGAATTGGAGAAGAGCTTTGTCTTGTATGATATTCGTGAAGAGGACAAGGTGAAATTGGCTTCTCACTTCCTTGTGAAAGAAGCTGATAGATGGTGGACCATGACTTGTCCTACTTCCACTCTTGAGCCTGGTTTTGGTTGGGATCGCTTTAAGGATCTAGTTGAGACTAGGTTCTATCCAAAGGATCtgaaacaacaaaggcttaaaga GGATTCTACTTCCTTTGTCTCAATCTATGATGATGTATTATGGGCCGAGAGCTCTATTCGGGCTATTGATGAAGAGGCTCGTGCTTCTCGTATTTCCCTTGGCAAGAGGCAACTCTACTCCACTTCTAGGCCTTATGTTACTCCTTCTAGACCCTTTGTGCCTACTTCTTCCCCCTCTTATCCTAACAAGAAGAGGTTTGTTCCGAGTGGACAAGCAAATCAAGGTGCTCGTGTTCTATCTCCTAGCAACGACAAAAATTCTAAGGGTCGTATGTgctatcattgtaagaagcctttGCATCCCGGAATTGGTTGCTTTGATAAGCAATTTGCGTGTTTCTCCTGCAACAAGCCTGGACACAAGGCTAATGAGTGTCCTGAGAGGAAGACTACTACTACTCCTGCTGTTCCTGAGAGGCCGAGAGGTCGCATCTTTGTGATGAGACGTGCTGAGGCTGAGGCACACCCAGACATAGTCACTGGTACGTTCTTAATATTTGATGTcccttgtttggttttatttgataccggtgcTTCTTTGTCATTTATATCGATGAAATTCTCCGACAAGTTACCTCTTGAACCTTCACTTGGAGATAATACATCCATATCTTTACCCTCCGGCGACatcttctcttgttcttatttttattcggATGTCCCTATATCGATAGAGGAATCTATTTTCCCGGCTAATCTCCTCCGATTTCCACTTGAGAAGTTTGATgttattttgggcatggattggttatctacttatcatgctcgatttaaATGTCGAGATCAAAAGATTGTTCTTAAAAGCCCTTTGGGTACTCGCATATCTTATCAAGGGGTTAGAAAGAAAACAGGTGTGAAGTTGATCTCAGCTATGAAGATGgtgaatgctttgaagaagggtcATCAAGCATTCCTATGTGTAGTGACTACTTCTAATTCTCCTTCTCTTCCTCCCTTGAAGGATGTTCCCATTGTTTGTGAATTTCCGGATGTATTTCCCGATGAATTACCCGGGATTCCTCCTGAAAGAGATGTTGAATTTTCCATTGACCTAGTTCCTGGAACCggtcctattgctaaagctccttatcgtatgacACCTTCCGAATTGAAGTAG